A window of Apium graveolens cultivar Ventura chromosome 8, ASM990537v1, whole genome shotgun sequence contains these coding sequences:
- the LOC141676799 gene encoding cation/H(+) antiporter 15-like, with product MGDLDLTIEDVNRTIVCYAETIYRTNGVWEGPNPLAPILPIFIFQLPVAIFATRFALLLLKPFNMPSFIGELIGGILLGPTFFGKIAPTTYKWFFPSYGFVVLEPMAHFALVYYAFLVGLTLDTQSIRRTGTTAMGLAITGAAIPCLIGCALFFVILSDKTNYYGCIFWGFALTVSSYSALGSILEDQSLIHTEIGKLAMSAAQVGEVISWGLLAVGLAVANSPSFCLFAIILTIVFALICFRGVRPALSWIIKKTGDGQGYSEFYICFILSGVAICGVITDAIGTHPMLGAFIFGLIMPNEVLQTTLVERLEDFVMGIFMPAFFAVCGIRTNLDSLSVNHTSLLVVVGIIIVLSGSKVVSSLLSSFVTNMTAKEAATIGLLTSTKSILALIILEVAQEHGVLTTQEYSIMVVSVVVMTMLVPPIILHYHPNNDGVPYTRKTIEKTKSVEELRVLACVHKLNNVPSVINVLEAANATQQSPIRVYALQLVELIGRASAMLVVHNGRKASSKNPTKEEAETDEIISSFDNYELRCDGVNVQALTSRCPYSTMDEDICNIARDKRAALIILPFHRQQNIDGEMEDINPAIRNVNENVLAHAPCSVGVLIDRRVAETSTFPNRVAVFFFGGPDDREALAYAWKMSEHQNVRLTVIRFAPGKDAIQVDPADFMTTAAGTITVPIDAENERHLDDHFLNKFKTATAHENSVVYQQIVLNDEEETVRAIKNMENDYDLFIVGRGRGVVSPLTAGLADWCDCPELGPIGDLFATSEFSSSFSVLVMQQYIKSEGSVTESDSYAGSSEAEHDMNWRPSNASNDVNESFGRRDTEFGNLSFNHKRDHSFGMIR from the exons ATGGGAGACCTTGACCTTACAATCGAAGATGTTAACAGAACCATTGTCTGTTATGCTGAAACAATATATAGAACTAATGGAGTTTGGGAAGGACCTAACCCCTTGGCTCCTATTCTTCCCATCTTCATTTTCCAGTTACCTGTCGCCATTTTTGCAACTCGATTTGCCCTCCTTCTGTTGAAACCCTTTAACATGCCTTCCTTCATTGGAGAGCTTATT GGTGGTATACTGCTTGGACCAACTTTCTTCGGTAAAATAGCACCAACTACCTACAAATGGTTCTTTCCTTCCTATGGTTTCGTTGTTTTAGAGCCAATGGCACATTTTGCTCTTGTTTACTACGCATTCCTCGTGGGTTTAACACTGGACACCCAATCAATTAGAAGAACTGGAACAACAGCCATGGGATTGGCTATAACAGGAGCTGCAATCCCTTGTTTGATTGGTTGTGCCTTATTCTTCGTCATCCTTAGTGACAAAACAAATTATTATGGCTGCATTTTCTGGGGCTTTGCACTTACTGTTTCAAGCTACTCAGCGCTGGGTAGCATTCTTGAAGATCAATCACTCATTCATACAGAGATTGGCAAGTTGGCCATGTCTGCAGCTCAAGTCGGAGAAGTCATTTCATGGGGTCTTCTTGCTGTAGGACTAGCTGTAGCCAACAGCCCAAGTTTTTGTTTATTTGCCATTATCTTGACAATTGTGTTTGCACTTATTTGTTTTCGTGGCGTTCGTCCAGCTCTGTCTTGGATAATCAAAAAAACTGGTGATGGCCAAGGGTATAGTGAGTTCTACATTTGCTTTATTCTAAGTGGGGTTGCTATATGTGGAGTTATTACTGATGCCATTGGTACACACCCGATGCTCGGAGCGTTTATCTTTGGACTAATTATGCCTAATGAAGTGCTTCAAACTACTTTGGTTGAGAGGCTTGAAGACTTCGTGATGGGAATTTTTATGCCAGCATTCTTTGCGGTTTGTGGTATCAGGACTAATCTAGATTCTTTAAGCGTTAATCACACTTCTTTGTTAGTTGTGGTGGGCATAATTATTGTTCTATCTGGATCCAAAGTTGTCAGCTCTTTGCTTTCCTCTTTTGTTACTAACATGACAGCTAAAGAAGCAGCTACTATTGGACTACTTACAAGCACCAAAAGCATCTTGGCTTTGATCATTCTTGAAGTTGCACAAGAGCATGGG GTTTTGACTACGCAAGAATATTCCATCATGGTAGTTTCAGTTGTTGTGATGACTATGCTTGTGCCACCAATCATATTACATTATCATCCTAACAACGATGGAGTTCCTTACACACGAAAGACAATTGAGAAAACTAAATCAGTGGAAGAGTTGAGAGTACTTGCCTGTGTCCATAAACTGAACAATGTTCCATCTGTTATCAACGTGCTTGAAGCTGCTAATGCCACCCAACAATCTCCAATCAGAGTCTACGCGCTCCAACTTGTAGAACTCATTGGCAGGGCCTCGGCAATGCTAGTTGTTCATAATGGTCGTAAGGCTAGCTCGAAAAACCCAACTAAAGAAGAAGCTGAGACTGATGAAATTATAAGCTCTTTCGACAATTATGAGCTTCGTTGTGATGGTGTCAATGTCCAAGCACTCACTTCTAGGTGCCCATACTCTACCATGGACGAAGATATCTGCAACATTGCGAGAGACAAGCGAGCAGCTCTTATCATTTTGCCATTTCACAGACAACAAAACATAGATGGAGAAATGGAAGATATTAACCCTGCCATAAGAAATGTGAATGAAAATGTATTAGCTCATGCTCCTTGCTCCGTGGGTGTTCTCATAGACCGTCGAGTGGCTGAGACTAGCACATTCCCTAACCGTGTTGCTGTCTTCTTTTTTGGCGGGCCTGATGACAGAGAAGCGTTGGCTTATGCTTGGAAAATGTCAGAACATCAAAATGTGAGACTAACAGTCATAAGATTCGCGCCTGGAAAAGATGCAATTCAAGTAGATCCTGCAGATTTCATGACAACAGCAGCAGGGACAATAACGGTGCCTATTGATGCTGAAAACGAGCGACATCTAGACGATCATTTCTTAAACAAATTCAAGACGGCTACAGCACATGAAAATTCGGTAGTATATCAACAAATAGTGCTAAATGATGAAGAAGAAACTGTGAGAGCAATTAAAAACATGGAGAACGATTATGATCTTTTCATAGTAGGTCGAGGGCGGGGCGTGGTATCGCCACTAACAGCCGGACTTGCTGATTGGTGTGATTGCCCTGAGCTAGGTCCTATTGGAGATCTTTTCGCCACCTCTGAGTTCTCATCTTCATTTTCAGTACTGGTGATGCAACAATATATTAAATCTGAAGGGAGTGTAACCGAGTCCGATTCGTATGCTGGATCTTCAGAAGCAGAGCATGACATGAACTGGAGACCATCAAACGCAAGTAATGATGTCAACGAATCATTCGGACGTAGAGATACAGAATTCGGTAATTTATCTTTTAACCACAAAAGAGACCATAGCTTTGGCATGATAAGATGA